The following proteins are co-located in the Silene latifolia isolate original U9 population chromosome 1, ASM4854445v1, whole genome shotgun sequence genome:
- the LOC141601511 gene encoding octanoyltransferase LIP2p, chloroplastic-like isoform X1, producing the protein MNQVLPISPGLQCASYPIHNQWSSSSHESCIGLPSNQASYSTNFKSRCAALKRCDYIDLHNVLVPYGKAWALQKAIVKEKKTLIEKNIECPDTVIVLQHPPVYTLGTGSSEMFMKFDVNNPPYDVFRTERGGEVTYHGPGQLVMYPIINLRNHKMDLHWYLRTLEEVVIRVLSSAFSIKASRLEGLTGVWVGNQKLAAIGIRVSQWIAYHGLALNVSTDLAPFQQIIPCGIQDRQVGSIEQLLRGAQTSYDRSSSDKRNADNSVLIEIAHNSLVKEFCEVFQLKLEQISPLLWSEESPLSSWHDNSVKTPSTELGHT; encoded by the exons ATGAATCAAGTCTTGCCAATAAGTCCTGGCCTTCAATGCGCATCTTACCCAATTCACAATCAATGGAGTAGTAGTTCTCATGAGTCTTGCATTGGCCTGCCATCCAATCAGGCCTCCTATAGCACAAATTTCAAGTCAAGATGCGCGGCGTTGAAAAG GTGTGATTACATTGATCTACACAATGTGCTTGTACCTTACGGTAAGGCATGGGCTTTGCAGAAAGCTATCGTCAAAGAGAAGAAGACATTGATTGAGAAAAATATCGAGTGTCCTGATACTGTGATCGTACTGCAACATCCACCCGTTTATACCCTTGGTACTGGTAGTTCGGAGATGTTCATGAAGTTTGATGTCAATAACCCTCCTTATGATGTTTTTAGAACTGAACGAGGCGGTGAAGTTACCTACCATGGACCAGGGCAG CTAGTTATGTACCCTATTATCAATCTGCGAAATCACAAAATGGATCTCCATTGGTACCTCAGGACTCTCGAGGAAGTGGTGATTCGTGTTCTATCCTCTGCATTTTCTATCAAAGCTTCACGGCTTGAGGGCTTAACTGGTGTTTGGGTTG GGAATCAAAAGTTGGCAGCAATTGGGATACGGGTATCCCAGTGGATAGCATACCACGGATTAGCTCTGAATGTTTCTACAGATTTAGCACCCTTCCAGCAAATTATACCTTGCGGTATACAAGACCGACAGGTTGGGAGCATTGAACAGCTGCTTAGAGGAGCTCAGACATCCTATGATCGGTCATCTTCTGATAAGCGTAATGCTGACAATTCAGTACTGATTGAAATTGCCCATAACTCTCTTGTAAAAGAATTCTGCGAAGTTTTCCAACTTAAACTCGAGCAGATTTCTCCCCTTTTATGGAGTGAAGAATCACCTTTGAGTTCTTGGCATGACAATAGTGTTAAGACTCCATCAACAGAATTAGGGCACACCTGA
- the LOC141601511 gene encoding octanoyltransferase LIP2p2, chloroplastic-like isoform X2 — translation MRGVEKKAIVKEKKTLIEKNIECPDTVIVLQHPPVYTLGTGSSEMFMKFDVNNPPYDVFRTERGGEVTYHGPGQLVMYPIINLRNHKMDLHWYLRTLEEVVIRVLSSAFSIKASRLEGLTGVWVGNQKLAAIGIRVSQWIAYHGLALNVSTDLAPFQQIIPCGIQDRQVGSIEQLLRGAQTSYDRSSSDKRNADNSVLIEIAHNSLVKEFCEVFQLKLEQISPLLWSEESPLSSWHDNSVKTPSTELGHT, via the exons ATGCGCGGCGTTGAAAAG AAAGCTATCGTCAAAGAGAAGAAGACATTGATTGAGAAAAATATCGAGTGTCCTGATACTGTGATCGTACTGCAACATCCACCCGTTTATACCCTTGGTACTGGTAGTTCGGAGATGTTCATGAAGTTTGATGTCAATAACCCTCCTTATGATGTTTTTAGAACTGAACGAGGCGGTGAAGTTACCTACCATGGACCAGGGCAG CTAGTTATGTACCCTATTATCAATCTGCGAAATCACAAAATGGATCTCCATTGGTACCTCAGGACTCTCGAGGAAGTGGTGATTCGTGTTCTATCCTCTGCATTTTCTATCAAAGCTTCACGGCTTGAGGGCTTAACTGGTGTTTGGGTTG GGAATCAAAAGTTGGCAGCAATTGGGATACGGGTATCCCAGTGGATAGCATACCACGGATTAGCTCTGAATGTTTCTACAGATTTAGCACCCTTCCAGCAAATTATACCTTGCGGTATACAAGACCGACAGGTTGGGAGCATTGAACAGCTGCTTAGAGGAGCTCAGACATCCTATGATCGGTCATCTTCTGATAAGCGTAATGCTGACAATTCAGTACTGATTGAAATTGCCCATAACTCTCTTGTAAAAGAATTCTGCGAAGTTTTCCAACTTAAACTCGAGCAGATTTCTCCCCTTTTATGGAGTGAAGAATCACCTTTGAGTTCTTGGCATGACAATAGTGTTAAGACTCCATCAACAGAATTAGGGCACACCTGA